In Arcobacter sp. CECT 8983, the DNA window TTCAAAAAAGAGTTCCTAAAATTGGATTCTTTTCTAGAGTTGAAAAACCATACTCTATCAATGTTGATAAAGTAAAAAAGGTTGCAGAACTTGAAGAGATTACAGTTGAATCTATTAAAACAGTTTACAAACTTTCAAAGAGTGTTACTAAAGTTAAACTAGTTGGTTCATCTGCAAAAGATTTAGCATCTAAAATTAAAGACGAAAACGTAACAACTACTGGAAATTAATTATGAGTAAAGATCTAATAAATAAGATTCTTATTACATTAGGTTTTATTCTACTTTATAGGTTACTGGCATACGTGCCAGTTCCTGGAGTGAATATAGACGTAGTTAAAGAATTCTTCGATTCAAATGCAAACAATGCATTAGGTCTTGTAAATATGTTCAGTGGTAATGCAGTTGAAAGACTGTCAATTATCTCATTAGGTATTATGCCTTATATTACAGCTTCAATTATTATGGAGCTTCTAGCAGCAACTTTCCCTAGTCTTGGTAAAATGAAAAAAGAAAGAGATGGTATGCAAAAATACATGCAAATCATCAGATATACTACAATTGTGATTACTTTAATTCAATCTGTTGGTGTATCAATGGGTCTAAATTCATTAACTGGTCAAAGTGGACAAGGTGCGATTTCAATTGATATGAATACATTT includes these proteins:
- the rplO gene encoding 50S ribosomal protein L15, which gives rise to MALDNLQPAAGSSKNVKRVGRGQGSGTGKTSARGQKGQKSRSGYKIKRHFEGGQMPLQKRVPKIGFFSRVEKPYSINVDKVKKVAELEEITVESIKTVYKLSKSVTKVKLVGSSAKDLASKIKDENVTTTGN